The genomic segment GGGACAGCGCCCCGCGGCGCAGCCCAACGCGCCGGTCGCCGCCAAGGGCGGCTTGAACCCGCGCTCCGTGGAGCTGGTCCAGCGCTCCTGGGCCCAGGTGGCCCCCATCTCGGACGCCGCCTCCAATCTCTTCTACGATCGCCTCTTCGAGCTGGACCCCTCGGTACGGCCGCTCTTCAAGAGCGACCTGGCCCAGCAGAAGAAGAAGCTGATGCAGATGCTCAGCGTCGCCGTGGACGGCCTGAGCAACCCCCAGCGCCTCGTGCCCGTGCTGGAGCAGCTCGGCGCCCGCCACGCCGGCTACATGGTTCAGGAGCACCACTACGGCCTCGTGGGCGAGGCCCTGCTGTGGACCCTGCGTGAGGGCCTCGGCGAGTCCTTCACCCCGGAGACCGAGGCGGCCTGGAAAGAGGTCTACGGCCTCGTCGCCACCGTCATGAAGAAGGCCGCTGCTTCCGGGGCAGCCAAGGCCGCTCCGCCCGTGCCCGCCGCCGCCACCGAGCGGCCGGGACCGCCTGTCCCCACCGCCGCGCGCCCGCCGATGCCGGTCGCCGCTCCCGCCGCGCAGGCCGCTCCGCCTCCCCCGCCCGCCTCCAGCGCGCCCCCGGCCCCACGCCCCACCGCGCAGCCCGCGCCCCCGGCCCCCGCG from the Hyalangium ruber genome contains:
- a CDS encoding globin family protein; the encoded protein is MFDPKQPAPPPNAPNPSSTVSYGAGAVPVPAGQRPAAQPNAPVAAKGGLNPRSVELVQRSWAQVAPISDAASNLFYDRLFELDPSVRPLFKSDLAQQKKKLMQMLSVAVDGLSNPQRLVPVLEQLGARHAGYMVQEHHYGLVGEALLWTLREGLGESFTPETEAAWKEVYGLVATVMKKAAASGAAKAAPPVPAAATERPGPPVPTAARPPMPVAAPAAQAAPPPPPASSAPPAPRPTAQPAPPAPA